In the genome of Aspergillus luchuensis IFO 4308 DNA, chromosome 2, nearly complete sequence, one region contains:
- a CDS encoding uncharacterized protein (COG:S;~EggNog:ENOG410PXZG;~InterPro:IPR032675) translates to MPEPILRSDQPTMDCIPILADNMQGMASGIPQGQLQSFQWDLKACLSDEVFPLIHRLLETQKNITTISLLTNNDCFVAEIQQASCAINLAQLSKLQSLSWRGLKRFVDFDSVRQFIAARGAQLKALHLDLVGWDSARLAWEEGFQKLPLPERWMPQNFFVQCVLGLPREERPWPLLTALERLTLSQVSFSRMEVQLVSALNVERLQAMQLINCPGTFSFLRQIVRSRVPLRLKLLELTFNPEKLNQITDESQDNVTDTVQTFLEAFSGLTDLYLMLPAVSWDDICESMLHHKPTLKRLVTHSLVNAEYGHYGDGDLFGSLEFRPSISHDPGLEFLGVSTCIEDVCTFAGDHSLSTTIKVLHIRATGHWLHEHKPESSVAYDVLPSYAEWAFGREGYLHLQVLAYGDFSYDGCYNEYNLLWCRTGLHGFKLLTPSDAKFWDLVEEYKDVLEACAFDELFLEKGVP, encoded by the exons ATGCCAGAACCGATACTGCGTAGTGATCAGCCGACCATGGACTGCATTCCGATCTTGGCAGACAACATGCAGGGCATGGCATCGGGAATCCCTCAGGGCCAACTTCAGAGCTTCCA GTGGGATTTAAAAGCGTGTCTTTCCGACGAAGTGTTTCCCCTCATCCACAGGCTCTTAGAGACCCAAAAGAACATCACTAcaatctctctcctcacTAATAACGACTGTTTTGTAGCCGAAATCCAACAAGCGTCATGCGCCATAAATCTTGCTCAGCTTTCTAAGCTCCAATCCCTATCCTGGAGAGGTCTCAAGCGCTTTGTTGATTTCGATTCGGTTAGACAGTTTATCGCTGCACGTGGAGCTCAATTGAAGGCACTGCACCTCGATCTTGTCGGCTGGGACAGCGCTAGACTGGCCTGGGAAGAAGGTTTTCAAAAACTGCCCCTTCCAGAAAGATGGATGCCACAGAACTTCTTTGTGCAATGCGTGCTTGGTCTTCCACGTGAAGAAAGACCATGGCCCCTTCTCACAGCCCTTGAACGCTTGACTCTCTCCCAAGTATCTTTCAGCCGCATGGAGGTCCAGTTGGTCAGTGCTCTTAACGTAGAGCGACTCCAAGCAATGCAACTCATCAACTGCCCCGGGACATTTAGTTTTCTTCGGCAAATCGTTCGCTCACGCGTGCCTCTAAGGCTGAAACTGCTCGAGTTGACATTCAACCCGGAAAAGCTGAACCAAATAACCGACGAGTCACAGGATAATGTCACCGACACCGTGCAAACCTTCCTCGAGGCCTTTTCCGGCTTGACAGATCTCTATCTTATGCTCCCAGCAGTCTCCTGGGATGATATATGTGAAAGCATGTTGCATCACAAGCCCACACTGAAGCGCCTCGTCACGCACTCGCTCGTGAATGCAGAATACGGCCACTACGGGGACGGAGATCTGTTTGGGTCGCTTGAATTCCGACCCAGCATATCCCACGATCCAGGGTTGGAGTTTCTCGGAGTCTCGACATGTATCGAGGATGTGTGTACATTTGCG GGCGACCACAGTCTCAGCACCACTATCAAAGTACTTCATATCAGAGCAACTGGGCACTGGTTACACGAACATAAACCAGAAAGTTCTGTAGCCTACGATGTTCTGCCTTCCTACGCCGAATGGGCTTTTGGGCGCGAAGGGTACTTGCATCTGCAGGTCTTGGCTTACGGGGATTTCTCTTACGACGGATGTTACAACGAGTATAATCTCCTTTGGTGCAGGACAGGCCTTCATGGTTTCAAGTTATTAACCCCTTCTGATGCGAAGTTTTGGGATCTGGTGGAGGAATACAAGGATGTTTTGGAGGCTTGTGCGTTCGATGAGTTGTTTCTTGAGAAGGGAGTGCCTTGA
- a CDS encoding guanine nucleotide exchange factor VPS9 (BUSCO:EOG0926499W;~COG:U;~EggNog:ENOG410PIQF;~InterPro:IPR041804,IPR009060,IPR003892,IPR041545, IPR003123,IPR037191;~PFAM:PF18151,PF02845,PF02204;~go_function: GO:0005515 - protein binding [Evidence IEA];~go_function: GO:0043130 - ubiquitin binding [Evidence IEA]): MSAIEPSESPAPSGHGEAQPAVHNDPTSTEQVSSTSLEPAAEQQDDPSEVPMTSQKAQQGDMEESAQGEAQATITESPSTMPIPSATDPSNPVLPPRESLPVRMKGLSITTTARPEPATSPNAEIPPTPPAKDELYVSSNPHSAITHSPAIELTDKELPEVPENDRDGRKNTAGGDNDSQSEIQSIMDQFQDSTCGDGQEQIMSPRLELAEQFLGGQSHFPPRQSSLDHSKSATDDSRMPKSATGVSSVSAEKQPAKAPKSSAADEAKLSRRSSTSTIPPPPEPEPDQPFDFHRFLEQLRHRTADPVAKFLRSFLHEFGKRQWMVHEQVKIISDFLVFITNKMAQCEVWRDVSDSEFDNAKEGMEKLVMNRLYSQTFSPAIPGPPTIPRSASRSKRREMERMHGPWRRGQHQEDIERDEVLAQKMRIYSWVKEEHLDIPPVSSHGRRFLNLAQQELLKINGYRAPRDKVICILNCCKVIFGLLRNSKRSDTSADSFVPLLIYVVLQANPEHLVSNIQYILRFRNQDKLGGEAGYYLSSLSGAIQFIETLDRTSLTVSDEEFERSVEAAVSAIAQQNRESETLERQSSGRSGEGSQSAPRSSADTQRTAVRKETSQSSDEDSAPVAGLLRTIQKPLSTIGRIFSDEPDSPQDRPAQSAASPRLTPNVYQPPRNSSEGRRSAERPRSAASPQVPRADAQDAAARQANAEDAEARRIHRAEHNNVVETLCNMFPNLDRDVIDDVVKIKGGRVGLAVDACLALSAE; encoded by the exons ATGTCTGCGATAGAACCCTCGGAATCCCCGGCTCCTAGTGGTCATGGGGAGGCCCAGCCGGCCGTTCACAACGATCCTACTTCGACTGAACAAGTGAGCTCGACTAGCCTCGAGCCTGCCGCGGAGCAACAGGATGACCCCTCAGAAGTGCCGATGACCAGCCAAAAAGCGCAACAAGGCGACATGGAGGAAAGCGCTCAGGGCGAAGCGCAGGCCACCATCACGGAGTCCCCAAGCACGATGCCGATACCGTCCGCCACAGATCCCTCGAATCCTGTGTTGCCTCCCCGGGAATCGCTTCCGGTGCGGATGAAGGGGCTTTCTATCACCACGACGGCAAGACCGGAGCCTGCCACGTCGCCAAATGCAGAGATCCCTCCTACACCCCCAGCGAAAGATGAACTCTATGTGTCCTCAAACCCTCACTCCGCGATTACACACTCGCCTGCGATCGAATTGACTGATAAGGAGTTGCCGGAGGTGCCTGAAAATGACCGGGATGGGAGGAAGAATACTGCTGGTGGTGACAATGACTCCCAATCGGAGATCCAGAGCATTATGGATCAATTCCAAGACTCTACGTGCGGTGATGGACAGGAACAGATTATGTCTCCCCGCCTGGAATTAGCCGAGCAGTTCCTGGGTGGACAAAGCCACTTTCCACCTCGCCAGTCAAGCCTAGATCATAGTAAGTCGGCGACTGACGACTCGCGCATGCCCAAGTCTGCGACAGGGGTATCTTCCGTCTCGGCTGAGAAACAACCCGCGAAGGCTCCCAAGAGTTCTGCTGCCGACGAGGCCAAGTTAAGTCGGCGTTCGTCGACATCGACAATCCCTCCGCCACCCGAGCCTGAGCCGGATCAACCTTTTGATTTCCATCGCTTCTTAGAGCAACTGCGTCACCGTACTGCGGACCCGGTTGCCAAGTTCCTACGCTCATTTCTCCATGAGTTCGGGAAGCGACAATGGATGGTTCATGAACAAGTCAAGATTATCAGCGATTTCTTGGTGTTCATCACCAACAAAATGGCTCAGTGCGAAGTATGGCGCGATGTGTCCGACAGCGAATTTGACAACGCCaaagaggggatggagaagctcgTAATGAATAGACTATATTCCCAAACCTTTTCCCCAGCTATTCCGGGTCCGCCCACAATTCCGCGAAGTGCGAGTAGAAGCAAAAGGCgtgagatggagaggatgcaTGGCCCATGGAGACGAGGGCAGCATCAGGAGGATATCGAGCGAGACGAAGTTCTCGCTCAGAAGATGCGGATTTACAGCTGGGTTAAAGAAGAGCATCTGGACATACCGCCAGTGAGCTCTCACGGTCGTCGTTTTTTGAATCTAGCTCAGCAGG AATTGTTGAAAATCAACGGCTATCGGGCTCCTCGCGATAAAGTTATCTGCATACTGAACTGCTGCAAAGTCATCTTCG GTTTACTGAGGAACTCTAAAAGATCTGACACGTCTGCCGATTCTTTCGTGCCGCTATTGATCTACGTGGTGCTGCAGGCCAATCCCGAACATCTAGTATCGAACATACAATATATCCTGCGGTTCCGCAACCAGGATAAACTCGGAGGGGAAGCTGGGTACTACTTATCATCACTG TCAGGAGCGATACAATTCATCGAGACACTAGACCGAACAAGCCTAACAGTGAGCGATGAAGAATTCGAGCGAAGCGTTGAAGCCGCCGTATCGGCTATTGCCCAGCAAAACCGCGAGTCGGAGACCTTGGAGCGCCAAAGCTCAGGCCGCTCCGGCGAAGGCTCTCAATCCGCGCCACGAAGCTCTGCTGACACGCAACGCACGGCCGTGCGCAAGGAGACATCGCAGTCTAGCGATGAAGATTCGGCCCCAGTAGCAGGGCTTCTGCGGACCATTCAGAAACCATTGTCGACCATTGGAAGGATTTTCTCTGATGAGCCAGACTCCCCTCAAGATCGGCCTGCGCAGTCTGCGGCGTCGCCACGACTGACTCCGAACGTGTACCAGCCACCCCGTAATAGCAGTGAAGGCCGGCGATCGGCGGAGAGGCCACGCAGTGCAGCCTCCCCGCAGGTTCCCAGGGCGGATGCTCAAGATGCTGCTGCGCGTCAGGCCAATGCGGAGGATGCAGAGGCACGGCGAATCCATCGTGCAGAGCACAACAACGTCGTAGAGACGCTGTGTAATATGTTCCCTAACCTTGACCGCGATGTTATTGACGATGTGGTCAAGATCAAGGGGGGAAG GGTTGGTTTGGCAGTAGACGCGTGCCTTGCTCTTAGTGCTGAGTGA
- a CDS encoding uncharacterized protein (COG:S;~EggNog:ENOG410PS2A;~InterPro:IPR000519;~TransMembrane:1 (i39-67o)): protein MHDHDTSSQSKPERGEYIALTEDESTEGLESPVPKRRKIFSLIFFTKPLVYAPLAIALAGAIAFFWMTHTKNHYTYTDCGVTPDEARARGCLFEPMQRAWIPPECYFPEATEDYDTFRDRQWYLDTMMTIDADVEKLEAGEVPVAYTRYWHDEHCTYLFRKLALAVDMGKDMINSKALDIEHSNHCALAIAKRLASSYNVSFVEADRSLTESHLGFERCLPLKTVVSPNKAVPVYPKGSKRN, encoded by the exons ATGCATGATCATGATACTTCTTCGCAAAGCAAACCGGAGCGTGGTGAATATATAGCTTTGACCGAAGACGAATCTACCGAAGGCCTTGAATCTCCGGTGCCTAAACGCCGGAAGATATTTTCCCTCATATTTTTCACCAAGCCTCTCGTATATGCACCTTTAGCAATTGCCCTTGCAGGGGCAATAGCATTCTTCTGGATGACCCATACCAAAAATCACTATACATACACCGATTGTGGAGTGACTCCCGACGAAGCGCGAGCACGAGGTTGCTTGTTCGAGCCGATGCAACGCGCTTGGATCCCTCCAGAGTGCTACTTTCCGGAGGCAACGGAAGACTACGACACTTTTCGGGACAGACAGTGGTACCTAGACACCATGATGACGATTGACGCTGAtgtggagaagttggaggcTGGGGAAGTGCCCGTAGCCTATACGCGCTACTGGCATGACGAGCATTGTACCTATCTTTTCCGAAAGCTCGCCCTTGCGGTCGATATGGGGAAGGACATGATCAATTCGAAGGCCCTGGATATTGAGCATTCGAATCATTGCGCACTGGCCATAGCTAAGAGACTAGCTAGCTCGTACAATGTCTCGTTTGTGGAAGCTGACCGATCCTTGACGGAGAGCCATTTGGGGTTCGAACGGTGCCTACCACTCAAG ACTGTCGTTAGTCCGAATAAGGCTGTTCCAGTTTACCCCAAAGGCTCAAAAAGGAACTAA